In a single window of the Helicobacter felis ATCC 49179 genome:
- a CDS encoding SEL1-like repeat protein has product MLPSSISQDVQEDLEEDFETKGEEQSVYGEFLKLAHQAYKERHYEEALASYQNAAELGSSRALVYLGVMYANGRGVAQDNTKALDYFQQAANLGDSQGFVNLGVMYNLGKGVKKDYQKALDYFKHAASLDDVNALNYMGLMYRTGNGVGVDYAKALEFYQQAADRGSVKALVSLGSMHYAGQGMAKDFAKALDYFQQAADLGDARASYNLAVMYENGEGVEKDGDKSLELFKESAQAGFAKATCTLASMYEDGEGVEKDMDKAIALYQEAGEMGDAGALSSLANLYRTGKGVEQDKYTAIAYYKEAADLGDTQAFANLSAMNTQVNNQKAQTLYNLGVVYANGQGVPKDESKALDYFQQSAKLGHAKANYNLGVIYNRGLGVEKDTTQAFSYFQEAAKLGDDKAYYNLGVMCEHGRGTPKDIPQAIFYFEEAANMDNINALHHLGSLYHMGKEVEKDASRAFAYFYRAAQLGSIKDDYNVGVMYSQGDGVEKDMQQALLHFQKASDGGSSNAMYNMGVIYYQGEGIDHDLQKAMECFKRAAKFGNQKAQEALKALERLIQ; this is encoded by the coding sequence ATGCTACCCTCTTCCATATCCCAAGATGTCCAAGAAGACCTAGAGGAGGATTTTGAAACCAAAGGGGAAGAGCAGAGCGTCTATGGAGAGTTTCTCAAACTTGCCCATCAAGCCTATAAAGAACGCCACTATGAGGAGGCTTTAGCCAGCTACCAAAACGCCGCAGAGCTTGGGAGTTCTAGGGCTTTGGTCTATTTGGGTGTGATGTATGCTAATGGGCGAGGGGTAGCCCAAGATAATACGAAAGCGCTTGACTACTTCCAACAGGCCGCTAATTTGGGGGATAGTCAGGGCTTTGTCAATTTGGGAGTGATGTATAATTTGGGTAAGGGGGTGAAAAAAGATTATCAAAAGGCCCTTGATTACTTCAAGCATGCGGCAAGTTTAGATGATGTGAACGCCTTAAATTATATGGGCTTGATGTATCGCACCGGGAATGGAGTGGGTGTAGATTATGCCAAAGCCCTAGAGTTTTACCAACAAGCAGCCGATCGGGGCAGTGTCAAGGCTTTGGTGAGTTTGGGGAGCATGCATTATGCTGGACAGGGCATGGCAAAAGACTTTGCTAAGGCCTTAGATTATTTCCAACAGGCCGCAGATTTGGGCGATGCGCGCGCTAGCTATAACTTAGCTGTCATGTATGAAAATGGCGAAGGGGTGGAAAAGGATGGCGATAAATCCTTAGAACTCTTTAAAGAATCTGCACAGGCAGGATTTGCTAAGGCTACATGCACCCTAGCAAGCATGTATGAAGATGGAGAGGGGGTAGAAAAAGACATGGACAAAGCGATTGCCCTCTATCAGGAAGCAGGAGAAATGGGCGATGCAGGCGCGCTCTCCAGTTTGGCTAATTTATACCGCACCGGTAAAGGGGTAGAACAGGACAAATACACAGCCATTGCCTACTACAAAGAAGCTGCAGATTTGGGCGACACGCAGGCATTTGCTAACCTAAGTGCAATGAATACTCAAGTGAACAATCAAAAGGCGCAAACCCTATATAATTTGGGTGTGGTTTATGCTAATGGACAAGGTGTGCCCAAAGATGAATCCAAAGCTTTGGATTATTTCCAACAGTCAGCTAAACTCGGGCATGCCAAGGCAAATTACAATTTGGGCGTGATTTATAATAGAGGGTTAGGAGTGGAAAAGGACACCACGCAGGCTTTTTCTTATTTTCAAGAGGCGGCAAAACTGGGCGATGATAAGGCTTATTACAATTTAGGGGTGATGTGCGAACATGGCAGGGGCACACCCAAAGACATCCCCCAAGCGATCTTTTATTTTGAAGAGGCGGCCAATATGGATAACATTAACGCCTTGCACCATTTAGGTTCGCTCTACCATATGGGCAAGGAGGTAGAAAAGGATGCCTCTAGGGCTTTTGCGTATTTTTACAGAGCGGCGCAGTTAGGCAGTATCAAGGATGATTATAATGTGGGGGTAATGTATAGTCAAGGAGATGGGGTGGAGAAAGACATGCAACAGGCCTTATTGCACTTCCAAAAAGCTTCTGATGGAGGCAGTTCTAATGCTATGTACAATATGGGCGTGATCTATTATCAAGGAGAAGGCATAGATCATGATCTGCAAAAAGCTATGGAATGCTTCAAGCGCGCGGCTAAGTTTGGCAACCAAAAGGCCCAAGAAGCCTTAAAAGCCCTAGAGAGATTGATTCAATAA
- the dnaE gene encoding DNA polymerase III subunit alpha, whose protein sequence is MENFTHLHLHTEYSLLDGANKIKILAQRIKELGMTSVSMSDHGNMFGAIDFYTCMKKEGIKPIIGIETYLHNAENLEDKQSRQRFHLCLYAKDQEGYANLMYLSSQAFLKGFYYFPRINKKLLKERAKGLICSSACLQGEINWHLNLNNPKNKQYGAKGYEEAKRIACEYQDIFGDDFYMEIMRHGITDQLYIDEQLIKLSLQTGIKLIATNDTHYTKQEDARAQEVAMCVAMNKTFGDKDRLKHSVHEFYIKSPAQMAELFADIPEALEHTQEIARKCQLELDLKDDSNPPTPPRFKFTKEYATKEGLDFEEDALYFAHKAREGLKKRLEIIDPSQHATYQERLEYEIKTIVEMKFAGYMLIVWDFIRHARESGIPVGPGRGSAAGSLVAFCLQITDIDPLKYDLLFERFLNPERVSMPDIDTDFCQRRRGEMLDYMVSKYGKYNVAQVITFNKMLAKGVIRDVARVLDMPYKEADEMAKLIPNRLGITLKEAFELEPKIAMLINTNKTAKQVWEFALNLENLNRSAGKHAAALVVDSERELWHKTPLYTSERTGGIVTQYSMKYLEAVDLIKFDFLGLKTLSVIDDALKLIEKYAHQKIDFLSVDMDDPSVYQTIQEGNTIGIFQIESGMFQTLNKRLRPSCFEDIIAIIALGRPGPMESGMVDDFVNRKHGLEPITYAFDALEPILRPTYGTIVYQEQVMQIVQTIGGFSLGEADLIRRAMGKKDAQIMADNRAKFIEGARKRGYEADKAGDLFDLIVKFAGYGFNKSHSAAYAMLTFQTAYLKTHYKHEFMAAMISSECRHIEEVAHYVDEASSMGIEVQRPHVNVSDVRFRVQEEGGKKHIVFGLEAIKGAGEGPLGTLVEIREKHGAFKDLQDFISKIDFSKFSKRILEPLIKSGSLDNLGYNRRTMLENLDAICEEGRRKDKTNAQMRAGLFADAQTERAHLELTPYEEYDINTLLDFEYECMGIYFSGHPLNEFKDQIKPLKNILKSTDIKRVEIGSNVVLVGKILELKRKLGKKSKKPYGEAVIVDLSGRFELMLFEKQLNALEHLDTNLPLAFKCKVEEQEEVARLRLLEIKTLEQISTEKIAKVRYKAEAQPSDIEPLDLQADFNKATSCLQGQPLCLVVDTSVPAELFAHLKEVANAHKGERALCVVFKEKDKKITISTPLKVSAQIKESFKNYEWVD, encoded by the coding sequence ATGGAAAACTTCACCCATTTACACTTACACACCGAATACTCCCTTTTGGATGGGGCAAATAAAATTAAAATCTTAGCCCAGCGCATTAAAGAGTTGGGCATGACTAGTGTGAGCATGAGCGATCATGGAAACATGTTTGGGGCGATCGACTTTTACACCTGTATGAAAAAAGAGGGAATCAAGCCCATTATTGGGATTGAAACCTATTTGCATAACGCCGAAAACTTAGAGGACAAACAATCCCGCCAACGCTTCCATTTATGCCTCTATGCCAAAGATCAAGAGGGCTATGCCAACTTGATGTATCTAAGCTCACAGGCGTTTCTCAAGGGCTTTTACTATTTTCCTCGTATCAATAAAAAACTGCTCAAAGAACGCGCTAAGGGTTTGATCTGCTCGAGCGCGTGTTTGCAAGGGGAAATTAATTGGCATCTCAACCTCAACAACCCCAAAAATAAACAATACGGCGCAAAGGGCTATGAAGAGGCCAAACGCATCGCCTGCGAATACCAAGACATCTTTGGAGACGACTTCTATATGGAAATCATGCGTCATGGCATTACCGATCAACTCTACATTGACGAGCAACTCATCAAACTCTCTTTGCAAACCGGTATTAAACTCATCGCCACCAATGACACCCACTACACCAAACAAGAAGACGCGCGCGCCCAAGAGGTTGCTATGTGCGTGGCGATGAATAAAACTTTTGGGGATAAGGACCGCTTAAAACACTCCGTGCATGAGTTTTATATCAAATCCCCCGCACAGATGGCAGAGTTGTTTGCCGACATCCCCGAAGCCCTAGAGCACACCCAAGAGATCGCGCGCAAATGCCAACTAGAACTAGACCTAAAAGATGACTCCAACCCCCCCACCCCTCCGCGCTTTAAATTCACCAAAGAATACGCCACCAAGGAGGGGTTAGACTTTGAAGAAGACGCGCTCTACTTTGCCCACAAAGCTAGAGAGGGCTTGAAAAAACGCCTAGAGATCATCGATCCTAGCCAACACGCCACTTACCAAGAGCGCCTAGAATACGAGATTAAAACTATCGTGGAGATGAAATTTGCCGGCTATATGCTCATCGTATGGGATTTTATCCGCCATGCTAGAGAGAGTGGAATCCCGGTGGGTCCGGGGCGCGGGTCTGCGGCGGGGAGCTTGGTTGCTTTTTGTTTGCAAATTACTGACATTGATCCGCTCAAATACGATCTGCTATTTGAGCGCTTTTTGAACCCCGAGCGCGTGAGCATGCCCGATATTGATACGGATTTTTGCCAAAGACGGCGGGGCGAAATGCTTGATTACATGGTTTCCAAATATGGAAAATACAATGTCGCCCAAGTGATCACCTTTAACAAGATGTTAGCTAAAGGGGTGATTCGCGATGTGGCGCGCGTGCTGGATATGCCCTATAAAGAAGCCGATGAGATGGCTAAACTCATTCCTAATCGTCTAGGAATCACCCTTAAAGAAGCCTTTGAATTAGAACCCAAGATCGCAATGCTCATCAATACCAACAAAACCGCCAAACAGGTTTGGGAATTTGCCCTAAACCTAGAGAATCTGAACCGCTCAGCGGGCAAGCATGCGGCTGCATTGGTGGTGGATAGTGAGCGCGAATTGTGGCATAAGACCCCGTTATATACTAGCGAGCGCACGGGAGGCATTGTTACCCAGTATTCGATGAAATACCTAGAAGCGGTGGATTTAATTAAGTTTGACTTCTTGGGGCTCAAAACTCTAAGCGTGATCGATGACGCGCTCAAGCTCATTGAAAAATACGCGCACCAAAAGATCGATTTTTTGAGTGTGGATATGGACGATCCTTCCGTTTATCAAACCATTCAAGAGGGTAACACCATTGGGATATTCCAAATTGAATCGGGCATGTTTCAGACCTTGAATAAACGCCTGCGCCCCTCTTGTTTTGAGGACATCATCGCCATTATCGCCTTAGGGCGACCCGGGCCTATGGAGTCGGGGATGGTGGATGATTTTGTCAATCGCAAACACGGACTAGAACCTATCACTTATGCCTTTGACGCGTTAGAACCCATTTTACGCCCCACTTATGGAACAATTGTCTATCAAGAGCAGGTGATGCAGATCGTGCAGACCATCGGGGGCTTTTCTTTGGGTGAGGCGGATTTGATCCGCCGTGCGATGGGAAAAAAAGACGCGCAAATTATGGCGGATAATCGCGCCAAATTCATTGAGGGGGCGCGCAAAAGAGGCTATGAGGCAGACAAAGCGGGCGATCTCTTTGATTTGATCGTCAAATTTGCCGGCTATGGCTTTAACAAATCCCACTCAGCAGCCTATGCCATGCTCACCTTCCAAACCGCCTACCTCAAAACCCACTACAAGCACGAATTTATGGCTGCGATGATTAGCAGTGAATGCCGCCACATTGAGGAGGTTGCCCACTATGTGGATGAGGCGAGCTCAATGGGTATTGAAGTGCAACGCCCCCATGTCAATGTGTCCGATGTGCGCTTTAGGGTGCAAGAAGAGGGGGGAAAAAAGCATATTGTCTTTGGTTTGGAGGCAATCAAGGGGGCGGGCGAAGGGCCTTTGGGCACTCTGGTAGAAATCCGCGAGAAACATGGTGCATTTAAAGATTTGCAAGATTTTATTAGCAAAATCGACTTTTCTAAGTTTAGCAAGCGCATTTTAGAACCCTTGATCAAATCTGGGAGTTTAGACAACTTGGGCTACAATCGGCGCACTATGTTAGAGAACTTGGATGCCATTTGTGAAGAGGGGCGCAGAAAGGATAAAACCAACGCCCAAATGCGCGCCGGACTCTTTGCAGACGCGCAGACTGAACGCGCGCATTTGGAGCTAACCCCCTATGAAGAATACGACATCAATACTTTGCTAGATTTTGAATACGAATGCATGGGCATTTACTTTTCAGGGCACCCGCTCAACGAGTTTAAAGATCAAATCAAGCCCTTAAAAAATATCCTTAAGAGCACGGACATTAAGCGCGTGGAAATTGGGAGTAATGTCGTGTTAGTGGGCAAGATTTTAGAACTCAAGCGCAAGCTAGGCAAGAAAAGCAAAAAACCTTACGGCGAGGCGGTGATCGTGGATTTGTCTGGGCGCTTTGAGCTCATGCTTTTTGAAAAACAACTCAACGCCTTAGAGCATTTAGACACCAATCTGCCCCTAGCCTTTAAATGCAAGGTGGAGGAGCAAGAGGAGGTCGCGCGCTTGCGCCTCTTAGAGATCAAAACCCTAGAGCAAATCAGCACAGAGAAAATCGCCAAAGTGCGCTACAAAGCAGAAGCCCAGCCTAGCGACATCGAACCTTTGGATTTGCAAGCTGACTTTAACAAAGCCACTTCGTGCTTGCAGGGGCAGCCCTTGTGCTTGGTGGTGGATACTAGCGTGCCTGCGGAGTTGTTCGCGCATTTAAAAGAAGTCGCCAATGCCCACAAGGGCGAGCGTGCCCTCTGTGTGGTGTTTAAAGAGAAAGACAAGAAAATCACCATCAGCACCCCCCTAAAAGTGAGCGCGCAGATCAAAGAGAGTTTTAAAAATTACGAGTGGGTGGATTGA
- a CDS encoding ABC transporter ATP-binding protein, with protein MTHNTPRLIEVKDLHTSYGDHVIHRGVNFSVYRGEVLAILGGSGSGKSTLLRSMILLNKPTRGTIRIFDMDIWKLKESERDKFFHRIGMLFQFGALYSSLSVLENVGIMLEEHSAYPKRNIIEISKMWLDRVGLSKKVHHLYPYELSGGMKKRVGLARAMATNPDILFLDEPTSGLDPYSADKFDALILSLKKALNLTVVMITHDLDSIKNAVDRFIMLKDGLISFDGNLSEFVQHTKEVPLEEGNLFNSTRGEKFWKGM; from the coding sequence ATGACACACAACACACCCCGTTTGATCGAAGTTAAAGACCTCCACACTTCTTATGGCGACCATGTGATTCATAGGGGCGTGAATTTTTCGGTGTATCGGGGGGAAGTTTTGGCCATTTTGGGGGGAAGTGGGAGCGGTAAAAGCACTTTGTTAAGAAGCATGATTTTGCTCAATAAACCCACAAGAGGAACGATCCGCATCTTTGACATGGATATTTGGAAACTCAAAGAGTCTGAGCGGGATAAATTTTTCCATCGCATTGGTATGTTGTTTCAATTTGGCGCGCTCTATAGTTCTTTGAGTGTGCTAGAAAATGTAGGAATCATGCTCGAGGAGCACAGCGCTTACCCCAAGAGAAATATCATAGAAATCTCTAAAATGTGGCTAGATCGTGTGGGATTGAGTAAGAAAGTCCACCATCTCTACCCCTATGAACTGAGCGGAGGGATGAAAAAGCGCGTGGGGCTAGCGCGCGCAATGGCCACTAACCCGGACATTCTTTTTTTAGACGAGCCCACCAGCGGGCTAGACCCCTATTCAGCCGATAAATTTGATGCATTGATTCTCTCTTTAAAAAAAGCGTTAAATCTGACTGTGGTGATGATTACCCATGATTTGGACTCTATTAAAAATGCGGTCGATCGTTTTATTATGCTCAAAGATGGTCTGATTAGCTTTGATGGTAATTTGAGCGAATTTGTGCAACACACTAAGGAAGTGCCCCTAGAGGAGGGCAATTTATTCAATTCCACTCGAGGAGAAAAATTTTGGAAAGGCATGTAA
- a CDS encoding MlaD family protein has translation MERHVNYTLIGGIFLACMACMVIFILWLGHVNFEEEDYMRYVVYTDKDLGGVGANTPINYKGIQVGTIKSVGFDPKHLGVVKLAIDIKSKVPVSKDATLKVASQGLVGLKYLSLIQGRSKEFYTKKDPERILHYEQGLLERLSDSAGHISTEMLDIIKNIDKMLSPENIANLSKIIASVQQATQGLDTIKNNLDALLVKADRALSKGDTLLQHGNQLITDVDKKVQGGQYDLKSMLTPLLIQAELSLRNIDQFVQKGSLLMDKFDANPYKTLFGEQK, from the coding sequence TTGGAAAGGCATGTAAATTACACGCTCATTGGGGGGATTTTTCTAGCATGCATGGCGTGTATGGTGATTTTTATTTTATGGTTAGGGCATGTCAACTTTGAAGAAGAGGATTATATGCGCTATGTGGTCTATACAGATAAAGACTTGGGAGGGGTTGGGGCTAACACTCCCATTAACTATAAGGGAATCCAAGTAGGCACGATCAAGAGCGTAGGCTTTGACCCTAAACATTTGGGTGTGGTTAAACTCGCTATTGACATTAAGAGCAAAGTGCCCGTAAGCAAGGATGCTACTCTTAAAGTTGCTTCTCAAGGTTTAGTGGGTTTAAAATATTTGAGCTTGATTCAGGGCAGATCTAAAGAGTTTTACACCAAGAAGGACCCCGAGCGCATTTTGCATTATGAGCAAGGCCTGTTGGAGAGATTGAGCGATAGCGCGGGGCATATTTCTACAGAAATGCTAGACATCATCAAGAATATCGATAAAATGCTCAGTCCTGAAAACATCGCCAATCTGAGTAAAATTATTGCCTCTGTCCAGCAAGCGACACAGGGCTTGGACACCATAAAAAATAATCTTGATGCCCTGTTGGTCAAGGCGGATCGGGCTTTAAGCAAGGGGGATACTCTGCTCCAACATGGCAATCAATTGATTACAGATGTGGATAAAAAAGTGCAGGGTGGACAATATGACTTAAAAAGCATGCTCACCCCTCTTTTAATTCAGGCAGAATTGAGTTTGCGCAATATCGATCAATTCGTGCAAAAGGGGTCCTTGTTGATGGACAAGTTTGATGCCAATCCCTATAAAACCCTCTTTGGAGAACAAAAATGA
- a CDS encoding methyl-accepting chemotaxis protein, which produces MKSIRTKATLYAIVGFLLVMGVVYLSLHIGYERLATKQSIDLIHVLNQALMNSVKEAALTGDPQQLKRVINDSKNIEGAHVSFVPSKEVITLFGLNEDFTQDAHMQRIFKQKERTKSIHLIQEQGKHYVLLRQPFVADKLCLNCHVNSQLGDVIAILNVQFDLTRTYDQIFSNTLKTLAYILAVFLVISLIMFVMVEKDLFKPLTRLRSMAGMLTQSKEADLTQRLESKVLDEVGSTSHFFNLFIQKIQGIVQSGKNILSSNVAISHSIKETSQSLKSNEVHETTSIETMHQLSQEVGKNSSAALDLLEHATTTIQSADRMMQEFSQSMNGYVQLSLDASKNQIEIANDSTTLITQANEIKGVLSIIENIANQTNLLALNAAIEAARAGEHGRGFAVVADEVRKLAEKTQKSLAEIASMVNVVTQSIESMGGRIKKIALESEQISGEASGLVDNIKGVQESLSVSKQTSLKAITSNQEICHKIQEIAKVTQDLVDMFKGMKNERAKLEENVRTMLYNNAQLDSEFSKFKV; this is translated from the coding sequence TTGAAAAGTATCAGAACTAAAGCGACCCTCTATGCCATTGTAGGGTTTCTACTTGTGATGGGGGTGGTGTATCTCTCTTTGCACATAGGCTATGAGAGGTTGGCCACCAAACAAAGCATTGATCTCATCCATGTTTTAAACCAAGCGCTTATGAATAGTGTCAAGGAAGCCGCACTGACAGGGGATCCACAACAGCTTAAACGCGTGATCAATGATAGTAAAAACATTGAGGGAGCGCATGTGAGCTTTGTGCCCTCTAAGGAGGTGATCACGCTTTTTGGGCTCAATGAAGATTTTACGCAAGATGCGCATATGCAACGCATTTTTAAACAAAAAGAACGCACTAAAAGCATCCATCTTATTCAAGAGCAGGGTAAGCACTATGTGTTGTTACGCCAACCCTTTGTTGCCGACAAGCTTTGTTTGAATTGTCATGTCAATTCTCAATTAGGCGATGTGATTGCGATCTTGAATGTGCAATTTGATCTCACAAGAACCTATGATCAAATTTTTAGCAACACCCTTAAAACGCTGGCGTATATTTTGGCGGTTTTTTTAGTGATCAGTTTGATCATGTTTGTGATGGTGGAAAAAGATTTATTTAAACCCTTGACGCGCTTAAGGAGCATGGCAGGCATGCTCACTCAGAGCAAAGAGGCAGACCTCACCCAACGCCTAGAAAGCAAGGTCTTAGATGAGGTGGGGAGCACTTCGCATTTTTTCAATCTCTTTATCCAAAAGATTCAAGGCATTGTGCAGAGTGGGAAAAATATCCTCTCTTCAAATGTGGCCATTAGCCACTCTATCAAGGAAACCTCTCAGAGTCTCAAATCTAATGAAGTTCACGAAACTACGAGCATTGAAACCATGCACCAGCTCAGCCAAGAGGTGGGCAAAAATTCTAGTGCAGCCCTAGATTTGCTTGAGCACGCCACAACCACAATCCAGAGCGCGGATCGTATGATGCAGGAGTTCTCTCAAAGCATGAATGGCTATGTGCAACTCTCCTTAGACGCGTCTAAAAATCAGATTGAGATCGCCAATGATTCCACGACACTTATCACTCAAGCCAACGAGATTAAAGGGGTGTTATCCATCATTGAAAACATCGCCAATCAAACTAACCTCTTAGCTCTGAATGCTGCCATTGAGGCCGCTAGAGCGGGCGAGCATGGCAGAGGTTTTGCGGTGGTGGCCGATGAAGTGCGTAAACTTGCCGAAAAAACTCAAAAATCTTTGGCAGAAATCGCTAGTATGGTTAATGTGGTAACCCAAAGCATCGAGAGTATGGGCGGGCGCATTAAAAAGATTGCCTTAGAGTCTGAGCAAATTTCTGGCGAGGCCTCTGGATTGGTAGATAATATTAAGGGCGTGCAAGAGAGCCTGTCTGTGTCTAAACAAACCTCACTAAAAGCCATTACCAGCAATCAAGAAATCTGCCACAAAATCCAAGAAATCGCCAAAGTTACCCAAGATTTAGTGGACATGTTTAAGGGCATGAAAAATGAACGCGCCAAATTAGAGGAAAATGTGCGCACCATGCTCTACAACAACGCCCAACTCGACTCGGAGTTTTCCAAATTCAAGGTATAA
- the waaF gene encoding lipopolysaccharide heptosyltransferase II: MKILLRLPNWLGDGVMATPTIEVLRAYYQESTLILVGSPVVCALFKDNPNTITLVDETKKTKSRALATYQLAKQIGPCDLAITLTNHFYSALLLYLTKTPMRIGYAKFPRTPLLTHALKPLKHAHQVERYYHLLHTHLPHLDPTPPPLKLHAHRTPISKRIGLNPGAAYGSAKRWKPEYFAQVGAYFLDQGYEVYLFGARTDLETAHQIMQLIPPHPRLLNLCDQTTLAELIDWIGSLTLFITNDSGPMHIATALQVPLIALFGPTNMQETSPWQHPRASLINKNLPCAPCKKRACPLKPGGDIKPHACMDTITPQEVIAIAKDLLNQSL; the protein is encoded by the coding sequence ATGAAAATTTTATTGCGTTTACCAAACTGGCTAGGCGATGGGGTGATGGCCACACCGACTATAGAGGTTCTAAGGGCATATTATCAAGAAAGCACGCTCATTTTAGTGGGTTCGCCTGTGGTTTGTGCGCTTTTTAAAGACAATCCCAACACGATAACCCTAGTTGATGAGACTAAAAAAACCAAGAGTCGGGCTTTAGCTACTTATCAATTGGCTAAACAAATTGGACCCTGCGATCTAGCCATCACTCTCACCAACCATTTTTACAGCGCATTATTACTCTATTTAACAAAAACTCCCATGCGCATTGGCTATGCCAAATTCCCCCGCACCCCTCTACTCACCCATGCCCTCAAACCCCTAAAACATGCCCACCAAGTGGAGCGTTATTACCATTTACTACACACCCATTTACCCCACCTAGACCCCACACCCCCCCCGCTCAAATTGCACGCACACAGAACGCCTATCTCTAAGCGTATCGGGCTTAACCCGGGGGCAGCCTATGGGAGCGCGAAGCGTTGGAAACCGGAGTATTTCGCCCAAGTAGGGGCGTATTTTTTAGATCAAGGCTATGAGGTCTATTTGTTTGGCGCGCGGACAGATTTAGAGACAGCCCATCAAATTATGCAACTCATCCCTCCACACCCGCGTCTACTCAATCTTTGCGATCAAACCACTTTAGCAGAATTGATAGATTGGATTGGATCGCTCACACTCTTTATCACCAATGATAGCGGTCCTATGCACATCGCTACCGCTTTGCAAGTCCCCCTAATCGCGCTCTTTGGTCCTACCAACATGCAAGAAACCAGTCCATGGCAACACCCCCGCGCAAGTCTCATCAATAAAAATCTGCCTTGCGCGCCCTGTAAAAAACGCGCTTGTCCGCTCAAACCCGGAGGAGATATTAAACCCCATGCCTGCATGGACACCATCACCCCTCAAGAGGTGATCGCAATAGCCAAAGATTTATTGAATCAATCTCTCTAG
- a CDS encoding MlaE family lipid ABC transporter permease subunit — protein MGESVGYIELGTLFLRGNWDFKTPAQTLLRLEKLLKNAPPIRAVDFREVERLDFVFLMLLYDLLGRKKPAILNANAYNAHVLEVVQHWVKEDPSILSREHSKPPKINPLNKLGQSIVDFFNTMLNTFNFCGMVLYFLGRAIIKPKTLCLTPLIHHIHESGFKVLPVSILTVFVVGFAIALQGAIQLQQLGFPLMSIEMTAKLALREMGPFILTLVVAGRSASSFTAQIGVMKITEELDAMHTMGLSPFAWLVLPRVLALVIVMPLMVFIADAFALLGTMVAIKYQLGVTFNHYIARLHENVGLSHFFVGLIKAPFWGFAIAIVGCMRGFEVKGDTESIGTLTTISVVNALFWIIFLNALFSVIFSKLNI, from the coding sequence GTGGGCGAGTCTGTGGGTTACATAGAACTAGGTACTTTATTCTTGCGCGGCAATTGGGATTTTAAAACCCCCGCACAGACTCTCTTGCGTTTGGAAAAACTCCTGAAAAACGCGCCCCCTATTCGGGCGGTGGATTTTAGAGAAGTGGAGCGTTTGGATTTTGTGTTTCTCATGCTCCTCTACGATCTTTTGGGGCGCAAGAAACCTGCGATTTTGAATGCCAATGCCTACAACGCCCATGTCTTGGAAGTGGTGCAACATTGGGTTAAAGAAGACCCTAGTATTCTTAGCAGAGAACATAGCAAGCCTCCAAAAATCAACCCCCTCAATAAGCTAGGGCAAAGTATAGTGGATTTTTTTAATACCATGCTCAATACTTTTAATTTTTGTGGCATGGTGCTCTATTTTCTAGGGCGCGCGATCATCAAACCCAAAACTCTATGCCTCACGCCCCTCATTCACCATATCCATGAGAGTGGTTTTAAAGTCTTGCCTGTGAGCATTCTAACCGTCTTTGTGGTGGGTTTTGCGATCGCTTTGCAAGGGGCGATCCAGCTCCAACAATTAGGCTTTCCTCTCATGAGTATTGAGATGACCGCTAAACTCGCGCTTAGAGAAATGGGGCCCTTTATTCTTACTTTGGTTGTGGCGGGGCGCAGTGCCTCTAGCTTCACAGCGCAAATTGGGGTGATGAAGATCACCGAAGAATTAGACGCAATGCATACGATGGGTCTAAGCCCCTTTGCATGGCTGGTGTTGCCCCGTGTTTTAGCCTTAGTGATCGTGATGCCCCTGATGGTTTTTATTGCCGATGCGTTCGCGCTCTTGGGGACAATGGTGGCGATCAAATACCAGCTAGGAGTTACATTTAACCACTACATCGCGCGTTTGCATGAAAATGTGGGTTTGAGTCATTTTTTTGTAGGACTCATCAAAGCTCCCTTTTGGGGCTTTGCGATCGCTATTGTGGGCTGTATGCGTGGTTTTGAAGTGAAGGGCGATACAGAATCCATTGGCACACTGACAACTATTAGCGTGGTGAACGCGCTCTTTTGGATCATCTTTTTAAACGCGCTCTTTTCTGTTATTTTTAGCAAACTCAATATATAA